In a single window of the Cervus elaphus chromosome 1, mCerEla1.1, whole genome shotgun sequence genome:
- the LOC122702096 gene encoding olfactory receptor 51I2-like encodes MKAESNESLDLLSVFLTGIPGLEAQHGWLSIPFFIMYLVAIVGNSLIMAAVQADPALHEPMYLFLSMLAGTEVGVSVSTLPTVMGILWFDTRRVDFDGCLAQMFFIHTFSCMESGVLLAMSYDCFVAIYNPLRYTAILTLPRIVCIGLVITLKSVILRAPLPVLLRSLPYCHTNILSHSYCLHPDLIQLPCADTKLNSILGLAIALATYGLDSLLIVVSYMLILYRVLGIASGEGSRKALNTCVSHIFAVLVYYVPLIGVSVMHRTAKHASPLAHTLMSSIYLFVPPVLNPIIYSVKTKPIQQGIVTLFSCKRE; translated from the coding sequence ATGAAAGCTGAGAGCAATGAAAGTCTTGACCTCCTATCTGTCTTCCTGACTGGCATTCCAGGATTGGAGGCCCAACATGGCTGGCTGTCCATCCCCTTCTTCATCATGTACCTTGTAGCTATTGTGGGCAACAGCCTAATCATGGCAGCAGTGCAAGCAGATCCTGCCTTGCACGAGCCCATGTACCTGTTTCTCTCCATGTTGGCTGGCACTGAGGTGGGTGTCTCTGTGTCCACACTGCCTACTGTCATGGGCATTCTTTGGTTTGACACCCGCCGGGTTGACTTTGATGGCTGCCTTGCCCAGATGTTCTTCATCCACACCTTCTCCTGCATGGAGTCAGGGGTCCTGCTGGCTATGAGTTATGATTGCTTTGTAGCCATCTACAATCCACTGCGCTACACAGCCATCCTCACCCTGCCCCGTATTGTCTGCATTGGTCTGGTCATTACATTGAAGAGTGTGATCCTCAGGGCTCCCCTTCCAGTCCTCTTGAGGTCACTGCCCTATTGCCACACTAACATCCTCTCCCACTCTTACTGCCTCCACCCAGACCTGATCCAGCTGCCTTGTGCGGACACTAAGCTCAATAGCATCCTGGGTTTGGCCATTGCCTTGGCCACTTATGGACTGGACTCACTGCTGATTGTGGTCTCCTATATGTTGATTCTTTACAGAGTGCTGGGCATTGCTTCTGGGGAGGGATCGCGGAAGGCCCTCAACACGTGTGTGTCACACATCTTTGCGGTACTTGTATACTACGTGCCTTTGATTGGCGTGTCTGTGATGCATCGTACTGCCAAGCATGCCTCACCTCTGGCCCACACACTCATGTCCAGCATCTACCTCTTTGTCCCTCCTGTGCTCAATCCCATCATCTACAGTGTCAAGACCAAACCAATCCAACAGGGAATTGTCACCTTGTTTTCCTGCAAGAGAGAATGA
- the LOC122698646 gene encoding olfactory receptor 51I2-like yields the protein MGGVLYNSSGLPAFTLTGLPKLENSQHWVFLLLGTLYIVSIVGNGLILFIIKEEQSLHQPMYYFLSLLSANDLGVSFSTLPTVLAAFCFQLRKISFDSCMAQMFFIHFFSFMESGVLLVMSFDRYVAICKPLHYTIMLRDSRVVCMSLGVITRSFCMVFPLPLLLKRLPFCKANVLSHAYCLHPDLIHLPCGDITINNIFGLFIVMSTFGLDSALILFSYVLILRSVLAIASQEERLKTLNTCVSHLCAVIIFYIPMVGVSMTARYGKHAPRFVHTVLSLIYLFVPPMLNPVIYSIKTKEIRRRLGRMLVGTKF from the coding sequence ATGGGAGGTGTCCTCTACAACAGCTCTGGGTTGCCAGCTTTCACCCTGACAGGGCTCCCAAAGCTGGAGAACTCCCAACACTGGGTGTTCTTGCTCCTCGGTACCCTCTACATTGTCTCCATTGTGGGCAATGGCCTTATCCTTTTCATTATCAAGGAGGAGCAGAGTTTGCATCAGCCTATGTACTATTTCCTGTCCCTGCTCTCAGCTAATGATCTAGGTGTGTCTTTCTCCACACTGCCCACCGTGCTCGCCGCATTTTGTTTCCAGTTAAGGAAGATCAGTTTTGATTCCTGCATGGCTCAAATGTTCTTTATCCACTTCTTCTCTTTCATGGAGTCTGGGGTCCTGCTGGTTATGAGttttgaccgctatgtggccatctgtaagcctCTGCACTACACCATCATGCTCAGAGATTCCCGTGTTGTATGCATGAGCTTGGGGGTAATCACCCGCAGTTTTTGCATGGTTTTCCCACTGCCTCTCCTTCTGAAGAGGTTGCCCTTCTGCAAGGCCAATGTACTGTCCCATGCCTACTGCCTTCATCCAGATCTCATCCACCTTCCCTGTGGTGACATCACCATCAACAATATTTTTGGTCTCTTCATTGTCATGTCTACCTTTGGCCTGGACTCTGCACTCATTCTCTTCTCATATGTGCTCATCCTGCGCTCTGTACTTGCCATTGCATCTCAGGAGGAACGGTTAAAGACACTCAACACTTGTGTGTCACATCTGTGTGCTGTGATCATCTTCTATATTCCCATGGTTGGTGTGTCCATGACTGCCCGCTATGGGAAGCATGCCCCCCGATTTGTGCACACAGTCTTGTCCCTCATTTATCTCTTTGTGCCTCCTATGCTCAACCCTGTCATCTATTCCATCAAAACCAAAGAGATTAGAAGGAGGCTTGGTCGAATGCTAGTGGGAACCAAGTTTTAA